The genomic region ATCCAGGTGATCTGGCACCTCCTGCTCGGTCAGCGACACCGCGGCTCGCACGCCGAACGTCTGCAGGCCTTCTATGCGCCGCAGGCCGGGCACTACGACAGGTTCCGCGAGCGCCTGCTGCACGGCCGCGGCGAACTCATCCGGCACCTCGCCCCGGGCGCCGGCGCGCACGTTGTCGAAATGGGTGGAGGAACAGGACGTAACCTACTGTTTTTCGGGGGCGAACTCTCCACCTTCTCGTCCGTCTACCTGGTCGATCTCTGCCCGGCCCTGCTGAACCAGGCGCGTGCTCGCGATCTCCCCCGGAACGTGACCTTGGTCGAGGCGGATGCGGTCAGCTGGCGCCCCGATCGAGCGGTCGACTGCGTCTATTTCTCCTATGCATTGACGATGATCCCCGACTGGCGCGGGGCGATCGACAATGCGCTGGCGATGCTGCGACCGGGAGGCCGGCTCGGCGTCGTCGATTTCTACGTCTCCGAGCGCGCCCCGGCCGCTGGGATGGTCCGCCACGGTCGCTTCGCCCGCTGGTTCTGGCCGCGGTGGTTTGGCCACGATGGCGTCCGGCTCGACCCGGCGCGCCTGGCCTATCTGCGCAGCGTGCTGCCGCGGCACCAGCTCACCGAGCGACGCGCACCGGTGCCCTATCTGCCGGGTCTGCGCGTACCCTACTACCTGTTCGTCGGCGAAACCTGACCGCTACGGGTTGCCCGGAACGACAGGCGACTGTCGGGCGCCGTCCACGCCGACACCGCACCTCGTGTCGAGTGCATGACCAAGGCTTGTCACATTCGTTACAAGTTGCCGTGGTAGAAATGCCCGCTTGGGCGCGAAGGCCGATTGGCCGATCACGCGCCCGGCGGCAAGCAGCGAACCGCCTTCCCAGCTGCGCGCATGACACCTTTTGCAACAATGGATGACCAGATTGAGTCGCGTTTTCTGAGACGGCTGATACCCGAGGTTGAAAAACTTCTGCAGGACGCTGTGGATTTCGAGCTGTTGTACGCAGCGGAACTCGAGCAGGTCGACCCCGAGTTCCTCGACAGCGCGCGCAATCTGCTGCACTACCTCGGCGTTCGCCGTCACGATATCCGCAAGTTGCAGGAGCATCTGTCCAGCCTCGGTCTCTCGTCGCTGGGACGCATGGAGGCACACACCCTGGCGACCCTGAACGCGGTGTTTGGCGCCTTGCATCGACTGACCGGGGACCAGGCACCGGAGGCCATCGAGCGTCGCCCCCCGGTCGGCTTCCGCAGCGGGCCGGCGCTGCTGGCCGACCACGCAAACGCACTCCTGGGCAACCCGCCGGCGCGCAGTCCCGGCAGGATCATGGTCACAATGCCGAGCGAGGCGGCGCACGACCCGGACCTGGTACGCGCCCTGCTCCAGGCCGGGATGACCAATATGCGCATCAACTGCGCGCACGACGGGCCCGCGGCCTGGGTGGCGATGGTTGGGCATCTGCGGCGCGCGGAACAGGAACTCGGTGTGCACTGCCGGGTGCTCGCCGACCTGGCGGGTCCGAAGCTCCGTACCGGCACGATCGGCGGCGGCGAGCGGATCGTGAAGGTGCGCCCGCAGCGCGACAACCGCGGCCGAGTGGTTACGAACGCCCGGGTCTGGCTGCATGCGAGCGATACGTCATCGCAGGCACCGGACGACGTCGATGCGGCGCTGCCGATCGATGCCGGGCTGCTCGACCGGATGGAAGCGGGCGATCGGCTGGAATTCCGCGATACCCGCGATCGGCGGCGCCGATTGACGGTCACCACCCGCCATGATCAGGGTGCGATTGCCGAATGCGACCGGACCTTTTATCTAGAGGCCGGTCACCCGCTGCAGTTGAAACGCCGTGGCCACAAACTGGCGGTGGGCGCTGTCGGGTCACTGCCCGAGTCGGCCCCGACGCTGACGCTGTATCGCGGCGACCGCCTGCAGGTGACGCGGGAGGAGCTGCACGGTCACCCTGCCGTGCGCGATGTCAGTGGCCAAGTCGTCGCACCGGCGCGCGTCCCCTGTACGCTGGGTGCGATTTTCAGCCGGGTGCAGGCTGGCGAGCGGGTCTGGTTCGACGACGGCAAGATCGGTGGCCGTATCGTGGCGGTCAGCCAGGACGACTTCACTGTTGAGATCGAACATGCGCGCGCCAGTGGCTCCCGCTTGCGTGCCGACAAGGGCATCAACCTGCCGGATACCACCTTCGACCTGCCGGCATTGACCGCGAAAGATCTCGATGACCTTGCGGTCGTCGCGCCACACGTCGACATGGTCGGCCTGTCGTTCGTTCGCCGACCGGATGATATCGAACTGCTGGTCGATCGCCTCAACGATCTCAATGCCGGTCATCTCGGGATCGTGCTCAAGATCGAAAATCGC from Chromatiaceae bacterium harbors:
- a CDS encoding methyltransferase domain-containing protein, with the protein product MIAAEIQVIWHLLLGQRHRGSHAERLQAFYAPQAGHYDRFRERLLHGRGELIRHLAPGAGAHVVEMGGGTGRNLLFFGGELSTFSSVYLVDLCPALLNQARARDLPRNVTLVEADAVSWRPDRAVDCVYFSYALTMIPDWRGAIDNALAMLRPGGRLGVVDFYVSERAPAAGMVRHGRFARWFWPRWFGHDGVRLDPARLAYLRSVLPRHQLTERRAPVPYLPGLRVPYYLFVGET
- a CDS encoding pyruvate kinase, which produces MDDQIESRFLRRLIPEVEKLLQDAVDFELLYAAELEQVDPEFLDSARNLLHYLGVRRHDIRKLQEHLSSLGLSSLGRMEAHTLATLNAVFGALHRLTGDQAPEAIERRPPVGFRSGPALLADHANALLGNPPARSPGRIMVTMPSEAAHDPDLVRALLQAGMTNMRINCAHDGPAAWVAMVGHLRRAEQELGVHCRVLADLAGPKLRTGTIGGGERIVKVRPQRDNRGRVVTNARVWLHASDTSSQAPDDVDAALPIDAGLLDRMEAGDRLEFRDTRDRRRRLTVTTRHDQGAIAECDRTFYLEAGHPLQLKRRGHKLAVGAVGSLPESAPTLTLYRGDRLQVTREELHGHPAVRDVSGQVVAPARVPCTLGAIFSRVQAGERVWFDDGKIGGRIVAVSQDDFTVEIEHARASGSRLRADKGINLPDTTFDLPALTAKDLDDLAVVAPHVDMVGLSFVRRPDDIELLVDRLNDLNAGHLGIVLKIENRRAFDRLPRILLAALRSPPVGIMVARGDLAVEMGFERLAEVQEEILWMCEAAHVPVIWATQVLEGLAKTGAPSRAEVTDAAMSGRAECVMLNKGPYIIDATRFLGAVLDRMAFHQSKKSSTLRQLSVSQMT